The genomic interval CATCATCGACGACCAGGACGATCGCGCCATCACCTCGACCATCATTTCCATGGCCGGCAACCTGGAACTGAGCGTCGTGGCCGAAGGCATCGAAACCACCGAACAACTGCAGGAACTGCACGGCATGGGGTGCCAGATCGGCCAGGGTTACTACTTTTCCAAGCCGCTCACGGCGGATCGCTTCAATGAATGGCTGAGCAACCGAAAATCTCAAACATAAATATTTTAGATATAAAACTTATGCCATACTTTTGTCGTGGCGAAACCCTGCTGCAATGACCCAGCCCAACCCGCCAAGCCGGGCCAACCACCCCATGTCTGCAAGGAGTACGCAGTGAAAACCATCCTGTTGGTGGACGATTCGGCCACCATCCTGCTGTCGATTTCCAGCATCCTGAGCAAGGCCGGCTATGCCGTCGAAAAAGCCAGCAATGCGGCCGACGGCCTGAAGGTCTTCGCCGGCGGCGCGAAAATCGACCTGCTCATCACCGACCTCAACATGCCCGGCATGAACGGCATCGACTTCATCAAGGAAGTCCGCAAGCTGCCCAGCTACAAGTTCATGCCCATCCTCTTCCTGACCACCGAATCCCAGCAGGACAAGCGCATGGAAGCCAAGGCCGCCGGCGCCTCGGGCTGGCTGGTCAAGCCGGCAACCGCGGACGAACTGCTGAACACCATCAAACTGGTCATCCGCTGAGCCATGTCGGACAAGAAGCTGATACGCAATCTGCTCGCGGTCTATCTGACCGTCGTCACGGGATGCGCCATCGTCGTGTATTTCCTCAACGACTGG from Sterolibacterium denitrificans carries:
- a CDS encoding response regulator; translated protein: MKTILLVDDSATILLSISSILSKAGYAVEKASNAADGLKVFAGGAKIDLLITDLNMPGMNGIDFIKEVRKLPSYKFMPILFLTTESQQDKRMEAKAAGASGWLVKPATADELLNTIKLVIR